In Candidatus Margulisiibacteriota bacterium, the genomic stretch GCGTTTAATAATCTCCTGTTTCTGCTCGGCCGTTAGTGTTGGGAAACCTTTTGGCATGTGCCTTCACCCCTTTCTACTAGTCAGATTATACTGAAACTACTTGTCTAGTATAAGGGGTACATGCCAGGCAGGGACAACACAGTCAAGAGATTTTTATAAATGGCTGGAGAAAAGAACGGAAGGTGTGGGCCAAAAGCTCTGGCAGGAGACTATGCGGATACTGGGCGGACAGCTTTCTCCAATGCAAACAGATAGAGGCTTTGCGAATGCTGTAGATATTGTAAGCTTGGGTAGGGATTATTATGTTAAGAGGCTAGAGACAGACAATATAGAAGCTGAGGGGCTCGCATATGATATTCTTGAAAAACTGACCTCTCTGGGATTTTCCAGATACGAGTGCATAATTATACTCAACGGCATCGCCAGTCAATGCGCATTATTTCAGAAAGAAAACCTGGAAACCGTTTTGTCTCAATTGGAGGTGAATAAAAGATTGGAAAATGCATATTTCTCCAAGGACTAGAAACTGCCTGAGTGCATGTTTGTAATTATCTTTCCCCATGATATAATTCCCATACTATGCTGCGCTTTTTAACCGCCGGTGAATCTCACGGTAAAATGCTGGTAGCCATTCTTGAAGGTATTCCGGCCGACCTTTCTCTGTCCGAAAGTGATATCAATATCGAACTTCAAAGACGCCAACAGGGACCCGGAAGGTCCGAGCGGATGAAGATAGAAAAGGATGAAGCGGAGATCGTATCCGGTGTCATCAAGGGAAAGACCGTAGGAAGCCCCATTGCACTGCTGATAAAGAACAAAGCAGGGATCTCGGGTCCCGAAACCGTGACAAAGCTGCGTCCGGGGCACGCGGACCTGGCAGGGGCCCTAAAATACGGGCAGACTGATGTCAGAAATGTCCTTGAGAGAGCAAGCGCCAGAGAAACTGCGGCAAGAGTGGCGGTTGGAGCTATCGCAAAAAAACTTCTTTCAGTATTTAATATCAGGACGGAAAGCAAAGTCATTGAGATAGGAGGAGAAAGCAGTTCCTCTTCCTGGGAAAAGCTTGTAGAAAAGGCAAAAGCGGACGGGGATTCTCTCGGCGGGATCTTCGAGGTCATGGTTTCAAATGTTCCCGTCGGGCTCGGCAGTTATGTGCAGGGCGACAGGAGGCTATCGTCCAGGCTTGCGCAGGCCGTTATGAGCATTCCGGCCATAAAAGGAGTTGAATTCGGCCTCGGTTTTATGGCTGCAAAGCTTACCGGATCAAAAGTCCATGACGAGATCCTCTTTGAGGACAAGTTCAAGCACAGGACCAACAATGCGGGCGGGATAGAAGGCGGGATCTCTAACGGGGAGCCGATCATCGTCAGGGCCGCGATGAAGCCCATTGCCACAATAACCAAGCCTCTCAACACGGTAGACCTGGCCACAAAGGAACCCTGCCTGGCGCATGTGGAAAGGGCCGATGTCTGCGCGGCCCATGCCGCCGCCGTTGTAGGAGAAGCGGTCTGCTCCATTGTTATTGCAGACGCGCTCCTTGAAAAATTCGGGGGGGACTCGATAGAAGAGATCAGATCGCGTCTGCCTTAGGACAGCACCCCGCCAGCATTCTTGTGGTATAATTACATATATCAAATTCCGGGAGGAAATAAATTGGCCGCAAAGATCAGATTGACCAGGATAGGCACCAAAGGGAAGCCGTATTACAGAGTTATCGTTATAGATGAATCCAGTGCAAGGAACGCCAGCCCGATAGAGATACTCGGGCAGTATGTTCCGGGCGCAGAACCGTCTGTTTTTGAGGTTGACAAGGACAAGACCTCTGCCTGGCTGAAAAAGGGAGCGACCCCGTCCCCTACGGTTCGAAAGTATCTGGGCAAGATAGGGCTTATGAGCGCTGTTGATTACAGCAAAAAGAAGAAAAAACTTTCAAAAGCTGCGCTGGCAGAAGCCGAAGCGCAAAAAGCGCAGGCACCCAAAGAAACCGCCGCAAAGGCTCCGGAAGCGGCACAGGCGCAGGCCCAGCAGTAGGCAGCGGTCCGTTTTAGGAGAATCCCTCAATGAAAGAACTGGTGGAGTATATCGTAAGAGCCTTGGTGGACAAGCCCGATGAGGTTGAGATAAAGCAAACCGATTCAGAGGGCCTGACAATACTTGAGATCAAAGTTGCCGCTGACGAGGTCGGGAAGGTCATTGGCAAAGAAGGCCGCATCGCCAATGCCATAAGGACCATAGCAAAATCGGCGGGAGCAAGGGATAGAAAGAGAATAACGGTGGAAATAATGACCCGCGAACAAGGAGGTATGTAGAATGGCAGAGCAGGAAAAGACCCTTGAACTGAAGAGGATAGTGATGGTAAAGGCCGTTGTGACAGAAGCATTTAAAGAAAACCTGGTAAGAGAGCTTGAAAGGGCCGTACGGAACCTGGACACTCAGGGACTTGCTATGGAAAACCAGAGCAAGACATATCTGGAAGACCTCAAGAAAAAAGGTATGATGCAGCAGGTGACCGCGTTCAAGAACCAACTGGCCGGCGAAAGAACAAGGATAACCGCGCAGAAGAACGATCTCCTTGCCAAGATGGAAGAGGCAAAAAGGCTTGTCCTGGGGACAGAATTTGTCCAGGGCCCGCTCGAAGGGCCTGTCAATGTCAAGGTCGGGGACAATCTTTACAGAAAAGTAGGCGCCGCGGAACTCCTGGTAAAAGACGGCGTTATTATGGAAATAAGGAACATTGACTGAACTATCAGTTCCCGCATCTAACTGACAGCCCTGGGCTAGCGCCTTGGCTCCAACCAAATGAAATTTGACATATTAACCCTTTTCCCCTCCATGTTCGAGGGGCCTCTGACAGAGAGCATCCTCAAAAGAGGAAGAGAAAAAGGGTTGTTCTCTGTAACTGTGCATGACCTAAGGGACAAGACCGCGGACAAGCACAAGACGGCTGATGACGCTCCCTTTGGGGGCGGGGCCGGGATGGTGATGAAGATAGAGCCTATTGCCGCTTTTCTTAAGGAACTCAAGACTGTAAAGACAAAGACGATCCTGCTAACCCCGTCCGGCGCCGCCCTAACCCAGGAAAAAGTCAGGTCTTTGTCCAAAGAAGAACATCTTATACTTATATGCGGTCATTATGAAGGCGTTGATGAAAGGGTTTCGGGGCTTATCGATGAGGAACTTTCGATCGGAGACTATGTGCTGACCGGGGGAGAGCTTCCCGCCATGGTGCTGGTGGATTGCATCTGCCGGCATATTCCGGGTGTTGTTAAAGAAATGGACTCTGTTACTGAAGACTCCTTTACATACGGTTTGCTGGACCATCCGCATTACACAAGGCCTGCCGAGCATGGAACGGGCTCTGCGCCTGAGGTCCTTCAGAGAGGTAATCACGAAGAGATCAGGAAATGGCGCCGCAAAGAAGCTTTGAGGCGCACCCTTCTTAAGAGAAGCGATCTGTTTGCCGGGGCGCAGTTGACCGGTGAAGACAGCGGCCTTTTAAGAGAGATCATACTTGGCCTGTAGGGCCGCCCGTGCCTTGAAAGACGCTCTTACAAAGTCTATAATAAGAACAGGAGTGCAATAATGGGAATAATAGAGGATATCAACAGGAAAACAATGAAAGAAAAGGTGGAGTCCTTTGGCGTGGGTGACACGGTAAAGGTCTTTGCCAAGATAACCGAAGGCGATAAAGAAAGGCTGCAGGGCTTTGAAGGTGTCGTGATAGCCAAGAAGGGCGGCTCCAGCGCCCAGACCTTTACGGTAAGAAAAGTGGTGCAGGGAGTGGGAGTGGAGAGGATATTCCCGATACATTCACCCAAAGTTGACAGGATCAAGCTTATAAGAAGAGGCAAGGTAAGAAGAGCCAAGCTCTATTATCTGCGCGACAGGATCGGCAGCAGGGCCACCAAGATAGACGAGAGAGAACAGACCTCCGCAGAAAAGGCGCTGGCCGCCTGATGCAGCGCTTCAGGGCGTTCTTTAAAGACACCGCAGAAACACTATTTGTAGCCCTTTTGATAGCCCTTGTGGTGCGGGCATTTCTGCTTCAGATCTTCTGGATACCTTCCGCCTCTATGGAGCCGACCCTGATGACGGGGGACCGCCTGATAGTTGACAAGCTCTCTCTGGGCGTACAGAACCCTCTTTATGATATGAACGACAGTCCCGTGTTCCTGTTCAACATACCCAACCCTTTGTACAACACGAACTTTCCTTTGAGCGACATACGCTACATCGTAAAGCTTTGGCAGCCCCAAAGGATGGAGATCCTTGTGTTCAAATATCCAAAGGACCCACTGGGCACCAGGAGGGATTTCATAAAAAGGCTGATCGGGCTACCGGGAGAAGAGATCGAGATAAAGAACGGAGTGGTCTATATAGATGATCAGCCGATCAAAGAAGAGCACACAATGGCAAAAGACGCTTTTGATATGCCAAAGGTCCGTATCCCCGAAGGCCATTATTTTATGATGGGTGATAACAGGCCTAACAGTGCTGACAGCAGGTACTGGGGCTTTGTCCCCGGCGATTACTTTGTCGGCAGGGCTCTTTTCCGCATCTGGCCTATCCTTAAGATCGGGCCTGTGCCAAAATAAAATGCCCCATTTCCTTATCGAAAGGAAACTGATGCGGCGGGGAAAGCTCCCTGTCGCCGGAGTGGACGAGGCCGGAAGAGGCCCTCTTGCCGGGCCCGTGTTTGCGGCAGCCGTGATACTGGACCCTGACCTTAAGATAGAAGGCCTTGATGACTCCAAAAAACTGTCCCCTTCAAAAAGAGAAGCCCTTTGCTACATTATCAAAAGACATTCCCTGTCCTGGGCTGTGTCAAAAGTATCGGAAAAGCGCATAGACAGGATCAATATACTTAACGCATCCCTTCTGGCAATGAAAAAAGCCCTCGCGGCCCTGTCCGTAAAGCCGGGCTATGCTCTGGTGGACGGCAACAGAACAATACCGGGGTTAGATATCGGCCAGCTCTGCGTGGTCAAAGGGGACGCCATAAGCGTTTCTATCGCGGCGGCTTCCATCCTTGCCAAGGTGGAGAGGGACAGACAGATGAAAAGGCTCCACGATCGATTTCCGGATTACGGCTTTGATGTCCACAAAGGGTATGGGACATCCGCCCACATGAAAGCCATAAAAAAGCACGGTCCTTGCGCCTGCCACAGAATGACCTTTGAGCCCGTGCGCTCTTGCCGCCTCCAAAGAACGGTGGTAAAATAGAGGCACTATGGAAGATCAGATAGTTTCGCAGCACAGGGAAGATAGCTCGAACCGGGGGCAGATCAGGTTCTCGGCCTCTTTCTCGCAGAGGCTCTCGGGGCTGAGCAGGTCCAAGCAAAAAGTGCAGTTCCTTTCTCTTTCGGAACTCTCAAAAAATGGATTTTCGAGGTCTGCAGGCTCAAGAACGGTCCACTAAGGAGAAATAGCCATGTCCAAGCTTTACAGGTCCAGGAAGGATGTCAAGATCGCCGGCATCATCGGCGGGGTTTCTGAGGCAACAAAGATAGATTCTACCATCCTGAGGCTTTCGGTCGTCTTTCTTGCCGTTGTCACAGGGATATTTCCCGCGGTCATCACCTACATAGCAGGCTGGTTCATAATCCCAGAGCAACCCGCGCAATAATCTGTTGAGGGTGTTGAAAAACACCGCACCGAAAACTGCCTATCGCAAACCGCAGACCTTTTCGGAACGGTTCCCGGTCTACGGACCCCGGTTCCCTTCCGCCTGGCGCCGGAATTGCTGTATTCCCCAATATATGTCCATCCAAAGCAAACTCATAGGAAAAGAGGGGGAAGATGCCGCCTGCCGCTATATTGAATCCCTGGGGTGGAAGGTCCTTGACAGGAATTTCTGCTCTTCCCAGGGCGAGATAGACATTGTGGCAGAAGACGGGCAGTTCCTGGTATTTGTTGAGGTCAAGAATTACTCCTTTGCCAGCTTTGGCACACCTGTCGGAGCGATACGGGCGGCAAAAAAGAAGAGCATAATCCACGCGGCAAGCACTTACCTGCATAAGAAGAACATCAGCGATGTTTACTGCAGGTTCGATGTCATTTCTATCTACAGGGACTTCGAAGGAAAAAAGAATATCGAACTTTATAAGAACGCATTCCAAATGAACTAAAAAAGGGGGAGGCCTAGTGTTCGTAAAAGTAAAGAGCGCCGCACTGTCGGGACTTACAGGCTATATCGTTGATGTTGAGGTGGATGCGCACAAGGGGCTGCCAGGGCAATCGATAGTGGGGCTTCCGGATGCCGCCGTAAAGGAGAGCCGGGACAGGGTTAAAGCCGCCGTCTCTAATTCCGGGCTGGATTTTCCCCCGGGGTATTTTACTATCAACCTGGCTCCCGCCGACATCAGGAAAGAGGGGCCAGTATACGATCTTCCCATAGCGGTGGGAATTCTTGCAAGCCACGGAATAATAAGGGCGAGCTTGCTAAGTGATACGATCTTTCTTGGAGAACTGTCCCTTGACGGGGCGGTAAGGCCGGTTTCGGGAGTGCTTCCGATCTGTCTTGAGGCCGCAAAGAACGGGATAAAACGGGCCGTTGTGCCAAAGGACAACGCAAGCGAAGCCGCGCTGGTAAAAGAGTTGGAAATAATCCCGGCAGAAGACCTTTCGGGACTTATAGGATTTTTGAACGGGGGAACAAAGGTGAAGCCTCATACAGTTGATATCGAGGAACTGTTTTCCAAAGAACCGGAGTATGAGCTTGATCTAAGCGAGGTCAAAGGGCAGTTCCATGCCAAACGGGCGCTTGAGATAGCTGCTGCCGGAGGGCACAATATACTTATGATAGGGCCTCCCGGCTCAGGGAAAACTATGCTTGCAAGAAGGCTGCCGACAATAATGCCTCCACTTTCTTTAAGCGAGGCTCTCGAGGTGACAAAGCTCTACAGCATCACGGGCTTTTTGTCATCAAAAAACACGCTCGTTACAAAAAGGCCCTTCAGGTCCCCTCATCACACGACTTCGGATATAGGGATAGTGGGCGGAGGCAGGGTCCCCAGGCCGGGCGAGGTCAGCCTTGCCCATTTCGGTGTTCTTTTTCTTGATGAATTCCCGGAATTCTCAAGGGATGTACTTGAAGTTCTGCGCCAGCCGCTTGAAGAGAACGAAGTTTCCATCTGCCGGGCCTTAACTTCGGTCACTTTTCCGGCGGAGTTCATGCTGGTTGCCGCTATGAACCCGTGCCCGTGCGGAAATTACGGCGACCGCCTGCGGGAGTGCCAGTGCCCCTCGTGGAAGATACAGAGGTATCTTCAAAAACTGTCCGGGCCGCTTTTGGACAGGATAGACATCTGCATAGAAGTCCCTCGGCTGGGGAAAGAGGACCTTGTTTCCTGCCCCGCCGGGGAAACCTCCTCTCAGATAAGGCAGCGTGTTTCAAAGGCAAGGCAAAGACAGAGGGAAAGGTTTTCCGCCTCAAAGATCTCCTCTAATGCAAAGATGACTCCTAAGTATATAAAGAAATGCTGCCTGCTCGAAAAGCCGGCGGAAGAACTGCTTAAATCAGCGGTCCTTCATCTTGGCATGAGCGGCAGGGCCTATGACAGGGTGCTAAAGGTGGCCCTTACCGTTGCCGACCTTGACGGCAGCCAGGTAATAAGGGAAAACCATATAGCGGAGGCGGTGCAGTATAGAAATGTATTGATACAAAAATGTAGCGCTATCATTTGACTTATTCAAAAATGTATAGTATTGTATCGCTATATGGACCAGAAGAACGAGCAGAGCAGAAGAAAAGTCCACGAACTGACCGCGCTGTATGAAGTGAGCCAGGCTCTGAGCCTTACCCTTGATGTTGAAAGTTCGATGTATTCCATAATGGAGATACTCGAAAAAAGGCTGGGCATGAAAAGGGCCACTATGACGCTGCTTCATCCCATTACCGGCGAGCTCTTTATAGACATAGGACACGGCCTGACCGATGCCGAGATTAAGAGGGGAAAATACCGCATAGGTGAAGGGATAACCGGAAAGGTCGTGGAAACGGGAAAGCCGGCCGTCATCCCGAGGATTGGGGAGGAGCCTCTATTTCTTGACAGGACAAGGTCCAGGAAAGGGATAGATAAGAACAATATCTCATTCATCTGCGTGCCGGTCAAGCTCGGGGACAGCGTAATAGGCGCATTCTCTGTTGACAAGATATTTTCTCCCGAAGTCTCGCTTGAAGAGGACATGAGGTTCCTTTCCATAATTGCCTCTATGATAGGGCAGGCGGTAAAGATAAGACAGCTGATACAGTCCGAAAAGGACCAGTTGATAGAGGAGAACCTGAAGCTGAGGGAGAACCTGAAGGAAAAGTATAGCTACAAGAACATCATCGGCAACAGCAACAGGATGCGAGAGGTCTATGAGATGGTGGCCAAGGTGGCCAAAAGCGACGCTACGGTCCTGATAAGGGGGGAGTCCGGCACCGGCAAGGAACTGGTGGCCAATGCGATACACTATAACAGCCTGCGCTCAAAAAAACCCTTTATCAAGGTTAATATCGCGGCCCTGCCCGAAAATCTAATAGAATCAGAACTTTTTGGTTACGAGCGCGGGGCCTTTACGGGAGCACTAGAAAGACGGGCGGGGAGGTTTGAACTGGCAGAGGGCGGAACGCTCTTTCTTGATGAGATAGGGGACCTCGGAGCGGGGCTGCAGGTAAAACTACTTAGGGTGATACAGGAAAGAGAGTTTGAGCGCCTGGGCGGCACCGAAACGATAAAGAGCAATGTCAGGCTGATCGTTGCGACCAACCATAATCTGGAAGAAAACGTCAAAGAATCAAAATTCAGAGAGGACCTTTACTACCGTCTGAATGTTTTTCCGGTCTATCTTCCGCCCTTGAGGGACCGCAGGGACGATATCATGCTGCTTGCCGAATTTTTCCTGGACAGGTACTCAAAAAAGAACTCCAAGACTATCAAAAGGATATCAACGCCCGCTATCGATGCTCTGATGAGTTATCACTGGCCCGGAAATGTGAGAGAACTGGAAAATACCATTGAAAGGGCAGTCCTTATGTGCGAGGGAGAGGTCATTTACGCGCATCACCTTCCTCCGACGCTCCAGACGGCAGAGACCTCAAAAACAAAGACCGACCTTGCGCTTGACGAACTTGTGGGAAATTATGAAAAGGACATTATTACTGATGCCCTCAAACAGACAAAGGGCAATATTTCTAAGGCTGCAGTTCTGTTGAAAACAACCAAACGCATACTGGGCTACAAGATCACCTCATACAAGATAGACTACAAGAGTTTTAGATAAAGACCCAATAGCTTTCAACAAAATCGTATCAATACTTCTGCCAAGATTACTATTTTGTATTAATTTGCCTCTTTTGACCTTGTTTTTCAAGGCGCGGGAATTGCTGTTTAAAGGGCAAAGGAGGTAGAAAAAGATGAAGAACAGAAGTTTGCTGATCTTGCTGGCGCTTTTGATGACGGAGGGGCTTTGCCTTGCCACCCCTTCCACCCAGATCTGGAACCCGTCCACGGATATTCAGGCAAAGGGAGTGTGGCATTTTGGGATAGACAATTATTTTACCGTACAGGGGCCCTCCGACGGCGGATATGCTTTCCCTACCGATCTGGGGTTGACCGTTGGCATTAACCCCAATATTGAGGTCGGCTTTGATGCTTTTCTTCCTCAGAGCAGCCCGTTCACATTTAACGCCAAGGCGGCTGTTCCCGAGGCAGGGTTCATGCCCGCCGTGGCCGCGGGAGGGTACGGCTTTGGCACTTCCCCCGGAGTTACGGACCAAAATGTTGTCTACGGCCTTGCCGCAAAGACTTTTCCTGTGATAGGAAGGCTTACGGCCGGATATTTTTCCGGCAATCCCAATGTGCTGGTAGATCCTTCGGGAAAGGCAGACAACAGCGGGCTTATACTGACTTGGGACAAAAGTATCACGGATAAACTGTGGGCGTGTATAGACTATGCCGGGACAAATTCTGCCCTGGGAGCACTTTTTTACGGCTTCTCTTATGCGTTCTCACCAAATACATCGGTACTGCTTGCTTACGGTACCTATAATAACGGCTCCAAACCCACAATAACAACCCAGCTGGACATAAATATATGATGGAACAAAAATGTTTTAATGGAGGCAAAAATGATACAAAATTGTAGCAATGTTTTCACCGATTTATCAAAAAAAGGCTTATGTAAAGCAAAAAGAGAAGTGGAGCGGGAATTGCTGTATAGATTGTCAGGAACGCAGGGAAAGGAGAATTCAAAATGATAAATTCAGGAGATACAGCCTGGGTCCTTATCTCGACAGCGCTGGTCATAATGATGACCCCGGCCCTGGCGTTCTTTTACGGCGGCATGGTCAGAAAAAAGAACCTTCTTTCAACTCTTATGCTCTCTGTCATAATACTTGCTCTAATCTCGGTCCAGTGGGTGCTTTTTGGCTACACTATAGCTTTTGGCCCGGACAAAGGAGGCCTTATCGGAGGGCTGGACTGGCTGGGTCTCAAGGGAGTGGGGCAGCTGCCTTTTGACGGATATGCAGCGACCATCCCACATTCCGCTTTCATGATCTTCCAACTGGCGTTCGCTGTTATAACTCCCGCTTTGATAACGGGAGCCTTTGTCGAAAGGATCAATTTCCCTTCTTTTCTTCTTTACATATTGTTATGGTCCACATTTATTTATGCGCCTGTCGCGCACTGGGTCTGGGGGATAGGAGGGTGGCTGCGCAATTTGGGGGCTCTTGATTTTGCCGGGGGCACGGTCGTGCATATAACAGCCGGCGTTTCCGCTCTTGCTGTGGCTCTTGTTGTCGGAAAGAGAAAAGGGTACAAAAAATACCCGATGGAGCCGTCCAATATACCCCTAACCGTTTTGGGCGCCTTTCTTTTGTGGTTTGGCTGGTTTGGCTTTAACGGTGGCTCTGCCCTTGCCGCCAATGGGCTTGCTGTATCAGCCTTTGTTGTTACCAACACGGCCGCGGCAGCTGCGGCCCTTACCTGGATGGTTGTCAGCTGGATCCACAAAAGGCCCAGTGTTCTGGGAGTTGCTACAGGCGCTGTGGTGGGACTGGTCGCAATAACACCGGCTTCGGGTTTTGTAAGCCCGCTTTCGGCCATTGTGATAGGGGCAGTGGCTGCCATCATTTCTTATTATGCGATCATCCTGCGGATGAAGACCAATCTGGACGACTCGCTTGATGTTTTTGCCTGTCACGGGATGGGAGGCATCACGGGCGCCCTTGCCACCGGGCTCTTTGCCGAAAAAGCCGTCAATGCGGCTGGGGCGAACGGGCTTTTCTTTGGCAATGTCGGCCAATTTCTGGTCCAATTGTACACGGTTGGCGTGGTAGTAGCGTTTTCATTTGTTGCAGCTTACGTACTGGCAAAAATTGTTGATGCGGTTTTCGGCCTGCGCGCAAAGGAAGAAGAGGAAGAGCTGGGGCTTGATATTTCGCAGCACGGCGAAGTGGCTTTTGGCTCCTAGAAAGGAGATCTGCTATGGGGTACAAAAAAATCGAGGCAGTGATACGGGAAGAAAAACTGGAGGAGGTCAGGATAGCTCTGGAAGAGGCAGGCTTTGCGGGAATGACCGTAACTCAGGTAAAAGGCAGAGGTTCACAAAAAGGCGTTGTTCTGGAGTGGCGGGCGGGCGAGTACCGTGTGGAATTCCTCCCAAAACTTAAAGTGGAAGTAGTGGTGGACGAGTTCGACTCGCAGCGCGCCGTTAAGGCAATAGAGGAAGCGGCAAGGACCGGGAAAACGGGGGACGGTAAGATCTTTGTAAGTCCGGTGGACTCGGTGATACGGGTCCGCACGGGAGAAAGGGGTGAAAAAGCGCTGTGATCGGAGGCTGTATCAAGAATTAAAGAAGGAGAAGAAAGATGCCGAGCAAAGAAGAAATAATCAAACAGGTCAAAGACAACAAAATAGAGTTCATAAGGCTCTGGTTTACCGACATCAACGGGATACTCAAGAGTTTTGCCATCAGCCCGGACGAACTTGAAGGAGCGCTGACCCAGGGCATGGGTTTTGACGGCTCTTCCATCACAGGTTTCCAGGATATAGAGGAATCCGACATGATAGCGATGCCGGACAAAGACACTTTTGCCATCCTGCCGTGGAGGCCGGAAGAGGCTCCCGTGGCAAGAATGATCTGCGATATCCTCCAGCCCGATGCCGGAAAGCACAAGCCTTATGAGGGAGACCCCCGCTATATACTTAAAAGAGCGATAGAAAAAATGAAGAAGATGGGCTTTGACCACTTTTATGTTGGTCCGGAGCTTGAGTTCTTCTATTTTAAGAACGCCCAGGGAACCGAGATACTTGACGAGGGGGGCTACTTTGACCTGACCCCTCTTGATATGGCTTCCAACCTGCGCAGGGACACGGTCCAGGCGCTGAGAAAACTCGGCATATATGTCGAATATTCGCACCACGAAGTGGCGCCTTCGCAGCACGAGATAGACATGCGCTATGCGGACGCGCTCCAGATGGCGGACAATACCGTTACCTACAAGCTCACTGTTAAAGAGATCGCTTCAAAACACGGCGTGTACGCGACCTTTATGCCAAAACCGATCTTCGGTCAGAACGGCTCCGGGATGCATGTCCACCAGAGCCTGTTCAAGGGCAAGGCTAACGCTTTTTATGATCCTAACGACAAGTACAATCTTTCCGATGTCGGAAAATCCTATATAGCCGGCATACTTAAGCACGCCCCGGAGATGATATCCATTCTTGCTTCGGGAGTGAACTCGTATAAAAGACTTGTTCCCGGGTACGAAGCGCCGGTCTATATTGCCTGGTCCAGAAGGAACCGCTCCGCTCTTGTCAGGGTGCCGATGTACCAGCCCGGCAAGGAAGTGGCCACCAGGATGGAGCTCAGATGTCCGGACCCTTCGGGGAACCCCTACCTGCAATTTGCCGTGATGCTGCAGGCAGGCCTTAAGGGGATAGAAAAAGGCTACAAACTTCCGGAGCCGATGGAGCTGAACCTCTACCACCTGACGGACGAGGAAAGGGCGGAAAAAGGAATAAAGTCGCTTCCCGCAAGCCTTGGAGAGGCCATTGCCATCACGCAACAGAGCGAACTGGTAAAAGAAGCGCTTGGCAAGCACACTTTTGAAAGGTTCATCTCTGTCAAGAAAAAAGAATGGGACGAGTTCAGGATCCAGGTCACGGAATACGAACTAAAGAGATATCTGCCGATACTTTAGTTGTGTAGAGCGGCCCTTCGACTCCCCCTCGACCCGCTATCGCTCGCTCGGGGTCGCTCAGGGCAGGGGCCGCTTTTAAATACAAAGAAGTGCCCAATAATTAGGCAGTAAAATGCTATATGATATTAGACAGCTTAGATAAAGAATCTTTAAGCAACGGAGTTCTCAAAGAGCACAAAGGAGATCTCTACCGGTTCTTTGTGGAAGCCCTGGAAAAACGGCTTATTGAAAGAGTTCTGGAGCATACCGGCGGCAACAAGCTGAAAGCCGCAAGCCTGCTGGGGATCAATAGAAATACGATAAGGTCAAAGATCAGGAAGTACTGCATATGGACAAAATGAGAGAAGAATTCGAAAAGAAAGGGCTTTACAGCCGGTCTTTTGAAAAGGACAGCTGCGGAGTGGGTTTTGTGTGCGACAGCAAAGGAAGAAAGACCCGCGATACGGTGTTAAAAGCCATCGAGGTCCTAAAAAGGCTGAGGCACAGGGGGGCAGTG encodes the following:
- a CDS encoding helix-turn-helix domain-containing protein; amino-acid sequence: MILDSLDKESLSNGVLKEHKGDLYRFFVEALEKRLIERVLEHTGGNKLKAASLLGINRNTIRSKIRKYCIWTK
- a CDS encoding glutamine synthetase family protein, with translation MPSKEEIIKQVKDNKIEFIRLWFTDINGILKSFAISPDELEGALTQGMGFDGSSITGFQDIEESDMIAMPDKDTFAILPWRPEEAPVARMICDILQPDAGKHKPYEGDPRYILKRAIEKMKKMGFDHFYVGPELEFFYFKNAQGTEILDEGGYFDLTPLDMASNLRRDTVQALRKLGIYVEYSHHEVAPSQHEIDMRYADALQMADNTVTYKLTVKEIASKHGVYATFMPKPIFGQNGSGMHVHQSLFKGKANAFYDPNDKYNLSDVGKSYIAGILKHAPEMISILASGVNSYKRLVPGYEAPVYIAWSRRNRSALVRVPMYQPGKEVATRMELRCPDPSGNPYLQFAVMLQAGLKGIEKGYKLPEPMELNLYHLTDEERAEKGIKSLPASLGEAIAITQQSELVKEALGKHTFERFISVKKKEWDEFRIQVTEYELKRYLPIL
- a CDS encoding YifB family Mg chelatase-like AAA ATPase, which produces MFVKVKSAALSGLTGYIVDVEVDAHKGLPGQSIVGLPDAAVKESRDRVKAAVSNSGLDFPPGYFTINLAPADIRKEGPVYDLPIAVGILASHGIIRASLLSDTIFLGELSLDGAVRPVSGVLPICLEAAKNGIKRAVVPKDNASEAALVKELEIIPAEDLSGLIGFLNGGTKVKPHTVDIEELFSKEPEYELDLSEVKGQFHAKRALEIAAAGGHNILMIGPPGSGKTMLARRLPTIMPPLSLSEALEVTKLYSITGFLSSKNTLVTKRPFRSPHHTTSDIGIVGGGRVPRPGEVSLAHFGVLFLDEFPEFSRDVLEVLRQPLEENEVSICRALTSVTFPAEFMLVAAMNPCPCGNYGDRLRECQCPSWKIQRYLQKLSGPLLDRIDICIEVPRLGKEDLVSCPAGETSSQIRQRVSKARQRQRERFSASKISSNAKMTPKYIKKCCLLEKPAEELLKSAVLHLGMSGRAYDRVLKVALTVADLDGSQVIRENHIAEAVQYRNVLIQKCSAII
- a CDS encoding sigma 54-interacting transcriptional regulator; translated protein: MDQKNEQSRRKVHELTALYEVSQALSLTLDVESSMYSIMEILEKRLGMKRATMTLLHPITGELFIDIGHGLTDAEIKRGKYRIGEGITGKVVETGKPAVIPRIGEEPLFLDRTRSRKGIDKNNISFICVPVKLGDSVIGAFSVDKIFSPEVSLEEDMRFLSIIASMIGQAVKIRQLIQSEKDQLIEENLKLRENLKEKYSYKNIIGNSNRMREVYEMVAKVAKSDATVLIRGESGTGKELVANAIHYNSLRSKKPFIKVNIAALPENLIESELFGYERGAFTGALERRAGRFELAEGGTLFLDEIGDLGAGLQVKLLRVIQEREFERLGGTETIKSNVRLIVATNHNLEENVKESKFREDLYYRLNVFPVYLPPLRDRRDDIMLLAEFFLDRYSKKNSKTIKRISTPAIDALMSYHWPGNVRELENTIERAVLMCEGEVIYAHHLPPTLQTAETSKTKTDLALDELVGNYEKDIITDALKQTKGNISKAAVLLKTTKRILGYKITSYKIDYKSFR
- a CDS encoding ammonium transporter; its protein translation is MINSGDTAWVLISTALVIMMTPALAFFYGGMVRKKNLLSTLMLSVIILALISVQWVLFGYTIAFGPDKGGLIGGLDWLGLKGVGQLPFDGYAATIPHSAFMIFQLAFAVITPALITGAFVERINFPSFLLYILLWSTFIYAPVAHWVWGIGGWLRNLGALDFAGGTVVHITAGVSALAVALVVGKRKGYKKYPMEPSNIPLTVLGAFLLWFGWFGFNGGSALAANGLAVSAFVVTNTAAAAAALTWMVVSWIHKRPSVLGVATGAVVGLVAITPASGFVSPLSAIVIGAVAAIISYYAIILRMKTNLDDSLDVFACHGMGGITGALATGLFAEKAVNAAGANGLFFGNVGQFLVQLYTVGVVVAFSFVAAYVLAKIVDAVFGLRAKEEEEELGLDISQHGEVAFGS
- a CDS encoding P-II family nitrogen regulator, coding for MGYKKIEAVIREEKLEEVRIALEEAGFAGMTVTQVKGRGSQKGVVLEWRAGEYRVEFLPKLKVEVVVDEFDSQRAVKAIEEAARTGKTGDGKIFVSPVDSVIRVRTGERGEKAL